One window of the Dendropsophus ebraccatus isolate aDenEbr1 chromosome 12, aDenEbr1.pat, whole genome shotgun sequence genome contains the following:
- the HAMP gene encoding hepcidin, whose product MKSLSLCLLLLLSLIVHQGLSASAMGHNEAADPADHLTSPDVVESHLEETLHRTKRFSHLSICRFCCGCCKDKECGICCKT is encoded by the exons ATGAAGTCCCTcagcctctgcctcctcctcctcctctccctgatTGTCCACCAGGGGCTCAGCGCCTCCGCCATGGGG CACAATGAAGCTGCAGATCCTGCAGATCATCTCACCAGCCCGGATGTGGTGGAGTCACATCTAGAG GAGACTCTCCATAGAACCAAGCGCTTTTCCCACCTCTCCATCTGCCGCTTCTGCTGTGGCTGCTGCAAAGACAAAGAGTGCGGAATATGCTGCAAGACCTAA